The Proteiniborus ethanoligenes region AGAGTAATGAATGATGATGGAAGCATTAATGAGCATGGTGGTAAATACTGTGGCTTAGACAGATATGAAGCAAGAAAAGAAATAGTAAAAGATTTAGAAGAACTAGGATATTTAGTAGAGATAAAAGATCATGCTAATAGTGTAGGACATTGTGAGAGATGTAGTACTATAGTAGAGCCAATAATATCAAAGCAATGGTTTGTTAAAATGCAGCCCCTAACTGAACCTGCAATTAGTGCATACAAAGAAGGAAAGCTTAAATTTATTCCTGAAAGATTCGGGAAGATTTATCTAAATTGGTTAGAGAATTTAAGAGACTGGTGTATTTCACGACAATTGTGGTGGGGACACAGATTACCAGTGTATTATTGCCAGGATTGTAATGAAGTTATAGTATCTAGAGAAAATCCTGAAAAATGTAGCTGTGGAAGTACAAATTTTGTTCAGGATCCAGATACTCTTGATACCTGGTTTTCATCTGCATTGTGGCCTTTCTCAACACTTGGATGGCCAGAAAAAACTCAGGAGCTAGACTATTTCTATCCTACGGATGTATTGGTAACAGGATATGATATAATCTTTTTCTGGGTTGTAAGAATGGTATTCTCAGGCCTAGAGTACGTTGGAGATATGCCTTTTGAAAATGTGTTTTTTACAGGACTTGTTAGAGATTCTCAAGGAAGAAAAATGAGTAAGTCTCTTGGAAACGGAATAGATCCTCTTGACTTAATAGAACAATATGGGGCAGATGCATTAAGGTTTTCACTGGTTACTGGTAATACCCCAGGCAATGATATGAGGTTTTATATTGAAAGAGTTGAAGCAAGCAGGAATTTTGCAAATAAACTATGGAATGCTTCTAGGTTTGTTCTGATGCATTTAGATGAAAATGCTGTTGATGAAAATCAAGCTATTTCTAATCTTTCACAGGAAGACAAGTGGATAATATCTAGGATTAATACTGTTATTAAAGAAGTGACAGAGAACTTAAGAAAATACGAGCTAGGTATAGCAGCACAAAAAATATATGATTTTACATGGAATGAGTATTGTGATTGGTATATAGAAATGGTTAAACCAAGACTATTTAGTGATGATAATAAGGACAAAGATACAGCAAAATATGTATTGCTAATAGTTCTAAGAGATATATTAAAGCTTCTACATCCATTTATTCCATATATAACTGAAGAAATATGGACCTATTTGCCAGGCAAGGATAAGGAGTTAATTATTGAGCAGTGGCCTTTATATAATGAAGAAAGAAGCTATAAAGATGCTGAAAAGTCTATAGATTTTATAATGGAATCTGTTAAGAGTATTAGAAACATTAGAGCAGAGATGAATGTAGTTCCTTCAAAAAAGGCGAAAGCTATTTTTGTTACATCTGATGCAGACTTGAATAGAATATTGAGCACATCAGAAAGATTCTTTAAGACCTTAGCCTCAGCATCAGAAATCCAAGTAACAGAAAGCAAGGATAATATTGGAGAAGATGCCATGTCTACTGTAGTAGGGAATTGTACTATTTTCCTTCCATTAGAAGAGCTAGTGGATATGGAAAAGGAGATTGAAAGGCTCCAAAAAGAAAAAGAAAAGCTAGAAGGCGAAATTAAAAGAGTTAAGAGCAAGCTTTCTAATGAAGGCTTCGTTAGTAAAGCTCCTAAGCAAGTAATAGACCAAGAAAGAGAAAAAGAAATCAAATATCAACAAATGATGGAAAAGGTCTTGGAAAGATTAGATAGTTTAAGAAATAATAGGTAGGCAAGTAGTATTTATGTAAATAATATGGTAGACATACTTAACAGGAGTGAGAAAATGAACTATAGAGAAGCTTTAGACTATATACATGGAACTAAAAAATTTGGTAGCAAACTAGGTCTTGATAATATAAGAGCGTTGCTAGGCCTGCTTGAAAATCCACAACAGGATCTAAAATTTATCCATGTGGCAGGTACTAATGGTAAAGGCTCTACATCATCCTTTATAGCAAACACATTAATAGAAGCAGGGTATAGGGTAGGTCTGTTTACATCGCCTTATTTAGAAGTTTTTAACGAAAGAATGAGAATAAATAATACGGATATTAGTGATGATAGCTTAGCACAGATAACTTTAAATGTAAAAGAAAAAGTCGAAGTTATGCTAAGTAGGGGCATGAATCATCCAACTGAATTTGAAATAGTAACAGCTATTGCCATGGAGTATTTTAAGAAAGAAAATGTAGATTTTGTTGTTCTTGAGGTGGGGCTTGGAGGTAGATATGATTCTACAAATGTTATTGAAGACTCTTTAGCATCCGTAATAACAACTATATCTATGGACCATACAGATATTCTAGGAGATACTATTGGAAAGATTGCTTATGAAAAAGCAGGAATAATAAAGGATAATGGGCTTGTAATTAGCTATCCACAGGATAAAGAAGCCCAGGAAGTTATAATAGATGTAGCACAAAAGAAAAATAGCGAATTAATAATTGTGCCTACTGAGAAGATAGAAGTCATAGAAACTACTGCGTTTGGAAGCAGATTTAACTTTGAATATAAGGATATTAAAATGTTAGATTTAGAAATCGGGCTAATTGGAGTTCATCAAATATATAATGCTTCAACTGCTTTAACTACAATACTATCCCTAAAAGAAAGGGGATGTATTTCAATATCTGATGAAGCCATTAGAAAAGGTCTATCAAACACTAAATGGAGCGGAAGGCTTGAAGTGTTAAAAAGAAATCCTACTTTCTTAATAGATGGAGCACACAACATTCAGGGAATACATGCTCTTAAAAAGACTTTAAAGGATGTATTTAAATACAATAAGCTTATTCTTGGAGTAGCCATACTTGCAGATAAAGATGTAGATCATATGATAGAAGAATTAGTCCCAATAGCTGATAAAATAATAGTGACTGAAGCTAATATATTTAGAGCAATGAAGGCAGAAGAGCTAGCTGAAAAAATTAAAAAATATAACAATAATGTTATAATAGAAAGTAATATTGAAAAGGCTGTTGAAGAATCCTTCCAGATAGCTACTGAAAATGATCTTATAGTATTTTCAGGCTCCCT contains the following coding sequences:
- a CDS encoding valine--tRNA ligase; this encodes MNEGLAKTYNPKDFEERIYEFWNENGYFRADVNKEKKPFTIMMPPPNVTGNLHMGHALNGTIQDILIRWKRMEGYEALWLPGTDHASISTEARVVAKIESEGKSKQELGREKFLEEAWDWTEKYGGNIRNQLRKLGVSCDWSKERFTLDEGLSKAVEEAFIRLYEKGLIYRGDRIINWCPSCGTALSDAEVEHEESQGKLWHIKYPAKDSNEYIVIATTRPETMLGDLAVAVHPEDERYSNLIGKTLILPLVNREIPIIADEYVEREFGTGAVKITPSHDPNDFEVGARHNLGQLRVMNDDGSINEHGGKYCGLDRYEARKEIVKDLEELGYLVEIKDHANSVGHCERCSTIVEPIISKQWFVKMQPLTEPAISAYKEGKLKFIPERFGKIYLNWLENLRDWCISRQLWWGHRLPVYYCQDCNEVIVSRENPEKCSCGSTNFVQDPDTLDTWFSSALWPFSTLGWPEKTQELDYFYPTDVLVTGYDIIFFWVVRMVFSGLEYVGDMPFENVFFTGLVRDSQGRKMSKSLGNGIDPLDLIEQYGADALRFSLVTGNTPGNDMRFYIERVEASRNFANKLWNASRFVLMHLDENAVDENQAISNLSQEDKWIISRINTVIKEVTENLRKYELGIAAQKIYDFTWNEYCDWYIEMVKPRLFSDDNKDKDTAKYVLLIVLRDILKLLHPFIPYITEEIWTYLPGKDKELIIEQWPLYNEERSYKDAEKSIDFIMESVKSIRNIRAEMNVVPSKKAKAIFVTSDADLNRILSTSERFFKTLASASEIQVTESKDNIGEDAMSTVVGNCTIFLPLEELVDMEKEIERLQKEKEKLEGEIKRVKSKLSNEGFVSKAPKQVIDQEREKEIKYQQMMEKVLERLDSLRNNR
- a CDS encoding bifunctional folylpolyglutamate synthase/dihydrofolate synthase, whose protein sequence is MNYREALDYIHGTKKFGSKLGLDNIRALLGLLENPQQDLKFIHVAGTNGKGSTSSFIANTLIEAGYRVGLFTSPYLEVFNERMRINNTDISDDSLAQITLNVKEKVEVMLSRGMNHPTEFEIVTAIAMEYFKKENVDFVVLEVGLGGRYDSTNVIEDSLASVITTISMDHTDILGDTIGKIAYEKAGIIKDNGLVISYPQDKEAQEVIIDVAQKKNSELIIVPTEKIEVIETTAFGSRFNFEYKDIKMLDLEIGLIGVHQIYNASTALTTILSLKERGCISISDEAIRKGLSNTKWSGRLEVLKRNPTFLIDGAHNIQGIHALKKTLKDVFKYNKLILGVAILADKDVDHMIEELVPIADKIIVTEANIFRAMKAEELAEKIKKYNNNVIIESNIEKAVEESFQIATENDLIVFSGSLYLIGDVRTIVKKRC